A segment of the Apteryx mantelli isolate bAptMan1 chromosome 13, bAptMan1.hap1, whole genome shotgun sequence genome:
gcaggcagggccccCGCCGACAAATTGTGCTCGGAGCCGAGCCGGCCCGGCCTGCATTTGGACAGGGGCATTGGGACGCTGACGGCACAGCTTCAGCAGGGACCatttgctattttctttccttttctgccccCAATTGAAGCTCGTTCTCTCCAGGGAGCGGGAGGCTGACCTGCCTGCGCAGCACCCCTAGCGCTGGCCGTGCCGGGGTGAGTCGTGCCGGGCGGCAGGGGCAGCTTCCCTCGACCTCCCGGTACCGTCCAGACCACGAAAAGCCAGGGGAGAGCCAGTCGGCAGGGAGCACAGCCCGGGGAGGTGCGCAGGGGTGCCAGCCCCTCACGTCTCCCCCAGCTCTTGATCCGAGGAGCTCTGTTGAATTTGGGGGCTCAGGTACCCTGATGCCCCTCATCTGTGTGCCGACCCCAGGTGGGGCTGGCTTGTGCTGCTCTCCCCGCCACGGCTGTTTGCTGCGGGGCGAGAGGGGAGGGCTGCTCAGAGCCAGGGTCGCAGCCCGTCATTCAGGGCCTGGCATGGACCGCGGGGGCCGaatgtcccatccctgctgcagcaaatatttctgcatttctgcacaGGCGGGAGGGTCCTGGAGGGGACAGGGTGCCCCGTGCAGTGTCACCTGCGAGCAGGGCTCACTGCACGCCTGCTCTCCTCCGCTTTGTTTCCAGGCAGAAAGCCTCTCCTCTTGACCGCGGCGTGAATATTGCCTTGCAAAGTTTGGGCTGGGACATTTCTGGGTGAAAAAAGCATACAGTGGGAGAGCCCCCATGCCGGTCCCCTCTCCTGGCCAGGAGATGCTGCCGGGGGAGtgcacagctctgctctcccaggcaagcGCAGGCACTCCGCGCACTTCCCGAGCTGTCTGAGCCAGTAGGTGGGTGCTGAACATTTAGGGACATGCACAGGCGAGCTTCACCGTGCTCCAAGGCAGGGACTGACTGTCCCAGAGCTCAGCACCTGATGTGcctgctgtccccatccctgtgtgCTGGCGGGGCTGCTGGCCTGCCCGGGGGTTCGAGGCACTTCACGGACGCACTTGGCGCTGGAGAAACCAGCAAAGGATCAAAGAGGGAATGATACAGCGGGCTGCAGGATGGCAAGCATGTGCCATGCCATGGCTCAGTGGTGCGTGGGACTGTCTGGGGTGACGCAGGTCTGGATCTGGCACAGGAGGACGCAATGTGCCTGGAGCCTCCAGCTCCTGCCACCTCGGGCAAGGCGACACTCGGTAATGGGGGTGTCCTAAGCTGGTCCCTGGCCAAGCCAGCTCTGTGTGGGTTTTTCGCGTTGATTCAGCAGAGAAAATCCCACTGttcctttgctccagccccagactGGAACTGCTGTGCCCCAGCACTGCCCTGAGCTGCGAAGGCTGAAGCCTTTCCTGCCAGAGGGGAGAAACCAGGAAGGCAGGTTGGTCCCAGGAGGCTGTTCCTGGAACAACCTGTGATACAGCTGCAAGCACCCAGAGCAGGCAGCCGCAGGGGAGGGCCCGGTCCCCAGGGCTTTGCTCGCGCCTTCTGTCCCGTTCTGCATCTCCAACAGCCACCCTGCACCCTCATCTGGCTCACACTGgggccagccctgctcccggccCCAGTGAGAGGAGCAGCCCTTGCCCTCCTGCTGCTCTGGCAGTGCCTGACACCTCCTTGGGGTGAGCCCAACAGGGTCTGTGAACCTCTGAGCATGGCTATTGCCCTGCTTTACAGCTGGGGTGCATCTCCTGCAGGTCCGTCTTCCCTCCTTGTTCTCTCCTGTGCAACCCTTCAACCACCTCCTTGCCACCATTGCATGCCCATCACGCTGTCCCATTGCTGCCCATCACACTGTCCCATTGCTGCCCATTGCACTGTCCTCATTGTGTGTCCATCGCAGTGTCCCATTGCTGCCCATCACACTGTCCCATTGCATGTCCATCGCGCTGTCCCATTGATGCCCGTCACACTGTGCCCACTGCTGCCCATTGCACTGTCCTCATTGTGTGCCCATTGCACTGTCCTCATTGCATGTCCCTCACACTGTCCTCATTGCGTGCCCATTGCACTGTCCCATTGCTGCCCATCACACTGTGCCCATTCCATGCCCATTGCGTGCCCATCGTTCTGCCCCAGCGCTCCCAATCTCTCCCCCAGTCCCCCCTGCCTTATGCAAATGGCTACAAAGAGCACTTAATCATCCTCGTTAATtgtccctgccctcccctgctcccccctggcCCCCCTGGAGATTTTCTCACAAATGGTGTCTAACTTTTCCcttctgtgttttgcttttccaCCAGAGATCACAGCACCCCGCTCCCAGCCTCCCCCCCAACCCTCTGTTTACACAACTGGGACAAATTTCACACCTGGGGGACCGCTGTCCCCCGCACCCCTGGCCCCTCGCTCCCTGGCCCCTGCCCTGAAGAATTTGTGAGTCACCAGCCTGGGCAGGGCTATAAAGGCGTCCTCGCACGGGGCCTGCGACCTCGGAGGGGACATcgctgccgcctctgcccgcCACCATGGAAGCTGCCGCCTGCCGCCTGCCTCCTGCCTGGCCGCGGCTGCCTGCGACTGGGGCTGGCCCGGCCCAGCGGCTCGAGCGAGGGGGAAGGtaccgtgggcgctgcagccggggctgGAGGAAGCCGGGCCAGGGCAGGGGTGCGCGGGACACCTGGTGGCGATGGGCGTaggggaggctgcagccaggcgcGGGGGTGAAGGCTGTGCTGCTCCTCGCACCATCCCAGCGGCTGTGGCTGGGGGAGAGGGCGCAGACCCCGGGGAGCAATGCCGGGGGTGCCGCGTCCCcggggggcagcagggagaggagcgCCAAGGCGCTGCGGTCTGGGGTGGCATGGGTGCACCAGCGGGCAGGCAGCCGGGGTGCGGATGAGGACGGCGTGAGGGGAGCGGGCCAGGGCTGCGGTGGTGCTGAGCCTGCTCTCCCCCTAGAGACCTGCCTCTCTGGAGACCCTGGCTGCCCCGCGATGAGGAGGCATCCGGCCAGCTGATGGATACTGTGAGTTTTATGCTCCCTGCTGGGTCCCCCTTCTCCCACTGTGGGGATCGGGGTCCCCATCCCAGGCAGGCAGAAAACAGCCCTCTTGCCCCAGGTGCATTCACCCATTGCAAGCGCCCCCAGGCTCTGGGGCCGACATCCTTCTGGCCCCGAGCCGGGGTCAGCCTGAGCCTGTCTGCCTCGTGGAGGGTGGCGGGGCTCCgcgaggagctgctggaggagaaggggCCAGCGAGCGGGGGAGACCCTGGCAGAGCAGCCAGCGTGCCCACACGGCGCccggggccagggctgccctgggggcagcgccgggcagaGCCTGCGAACACAGAGGGCCCTGCGGGGGCCGGATGAGGCCGCCCGTTCCCCGGCCAGCAGGCATTCCTCAGGGGGTTAGCAGGCGTCTGGGCAGGAGCTTTGGAGCACGGAGGGAGATTACCCTGGCACGAAGCCTGGCGGCGAGGTCTGGGCACCAGCTCCcttgggggggtgcagggaccaCGATGCACGCCACGCGGGCAGGGGGAGAAGCAGGGTCCAGCGGAGGCTGAGCCTCCAGGGACATTGCACAGGGGCTGTGAGGCCTGGGGGGGTGTAAAACCCTCCCGGCGGGTGGAAAAGGTCCCCAACCCTGCTGCCGCCCATCCTCCTGAGGCCACttggccccgcgccccgcccggtCCCCGCGTGCCGCGCCAGGAGGAGGGGGCAGCGGGACCCTGGGGCAGGTGCCCACCCCGGGCTGTGTCTCCGCAggcccggccccacggcgtgACAGGGGATGGCAGACCCGAGAACGCGACGGGGGACAAGGCGCTGGCGCTCTTCCACCACCCAGTCAGGTAGGtcctccgccgcgcggcgcccccgcggcggtGGCCGTCAGAGCTCTGCGCtgtgccccgcgccccgcgccccgccggggctCCCCGTGGCAGGGGTTTCTCAGGTGGGCTCTCCCCACGCAGGCTCCTCTGGCCCAGATCCAAGTCCTTCGACTATCTGTACAGCGTgggggagaagctgctggagaacTTCCCCGTGCAGGCCACCCTCAGCCTCTACGACGACtcggacagcgaggaggaggaggaggaggaggacgacgacgacgacgacgaagAGGAGGCCGTGCGCTCCCGGGAGGCAGGCTCCCCGCGGCAGGCAGCCCGGGCGGTGTGAGGGTGCCCGTTCGTGGGGCGCAGGCCGCGAGGGCCGGACGCGCGGGTGGCGCGGAGGCTCTCCGCGGCAGGGGAGCgcgagcggccgccgccggggcaggcaggagcccggCTCGCCCGGGCCGAGGAGGGCTGCGCCGGCCGGGCAGatgcccccccggccgcccctgcCGGGGCAGTCAGACGCGGGGACGGAGGCCAGCGGCCAGGCGCCGGGGCGGGTTGGCGGCGGAGGCCCCCGCGCTCTgcacggcggcgcggccggggcgtcCCGCCAGGGACGGCACGGgcaggcagcggcagcagcccgACGCCGGCGCTGCGCTCGGCTCTCcgcagcgcggggggcggcggggcggcgcccgCCGGAGGCAGCCCGCCGCGGCTCAGCCGCGTGCGCGGGGAAACGAAACGCCGCGTGTGCAGCTCTAACGGCCTCCTGGCGGCGCCTCCCGGGCCTGCCCAGCGGGGGCGCGGGGGAcctgcccgccccggccggcTCTGGGCCGTGACTGCGGTCTCCCCGCCCGGGGAGGCCCCCGGCGCCACCCGCGGAACGCCCCGCTGCGTGGCaaccggggggggggaggtgagtgGCAGAACTACaacccccaacaccccccgcggcagccccggtcCCGCCATGGCACTCTCCCATTGGGTACAGGCTCGCCCAATCTCCCTTGGATTGGGGGGGATGGGCATAGTGGTCCGCCCGCTCCCCCCTTCGCGCTCCCATTGGGCAAGCGGGATGAGGAGGCGGTGCGTTGCTGGCCGCGGCCGGTTCGATTGGCCGAGAGGCAgtgtttgggtggggagaggcGGGAGTGTGGCTTCGCCCCGCCTCTCTCTTcccggcggcgggagggagcggctgcggcgcgcggcgcgcggcgcggcggagcgcgaggcgaggcgaggcgaggcgaggggccgGCGGGAGCCGCCATGAGGTACGGGCCCGGGGTGTGGGGTGGCAGGGGGGCTATGGGGTGAGGGAGCAGGGGCTCTAGGGTGTAGGACAGGAGCTGCGGAGTGACAGGAGGGTTGTGGGGTGAGGAGGTGAGGGGTCAGGAGCTGTGGGGCGGCAGGGGGGCTATGGGGTGAGGGGTCAGGAGTtgtggggtggcggggggggctgtggggtgaggggTCAGGAGTtgtgggggggctgtggggtgaggggTCAGGAGCTGTGGGGCGGcagggggggctgtggggtgaggagGAAGACTATGGGGTGCCCAGGACTGGAGCTGTAGGGTGAAGTGACAAGGAGGGTGATGAGGGCAGGAGCTCTGAGGTGAGGTGACGGGCAGAGTTATGGGGTGTTGGGAGCAGGAACTGTGAGGTGGGGTGACAAGGGAGGATTATGGGATGAAGGGAGCAGGAGTTATGGGGCTATGAGGGTTATGGGATGAGGGGGTTAGGAGTTTTGCGGTGGGATGACAGGAATGATTATGGGGTGATGAGAGTAGAAGCTATGGAGTTACAGGGCTATGGGGTGATGGGGCAGAACTTGTAGGGTGGAGTGATGTTGGGGTTATGGGGATGGGGCAGGAGCTGTGGGTGAGGGGTGGGTTATGAGATGATGGACGTTTAAGAACTGTTGAGGTGATGTGGAGGGTTATGAGGTGCTTAGGGCAAGAGCTGTAAGGTACAGGTATGGAAAGAGTTATGGGGTGATGGGCCAAAAGCTGTAGGGAGGGATGTggctagggagggaggagagtGTTGGTTTGTAGCTGGGAATCAAGAGACATGGTGGTGGAAAGGGAAGGGGTTGTTGGacacttggggaagagaggaaccATGGATGTGGGGCAGAGGATGTGAAGATGAGGTTCATTTGGGAGTAGGAAGAACATATTGGGAAAGTATTTGGACTGATAAGAGGTTGCAGGAAAGATGAGTTAAGAGGGAGACCCTAATATGGGATGACACAAGAAACTGGGGATGATGGAAAGGATTTGGGGTTGGGCTTGGGCATTGAGGCAAGGCAGGGACCGTGTTGGGGCTGTGGCGGAGAGGAGGCTGACAtggagaggagcagaggaaggaagagtcaggaagggaggagaggacagggGCAGCCTCGGGGGTCCTGTGGGTCAGGGTGGAGGCTGGCTGGGGGGCAGCATGAGGGCAGGCAACATGGGATTGGCTCTGAGGGCTGTTTTGGGAGGTTGAAGTTTCCTGGCACCCTGCAGGGACACTACTGTCTCTGGCAAGTGGAGCCGGTGCAGCCTCTCCTACCCCAATGTGGATCTTGGCACAGAAAACCCCAAATATTGCTAAAATCTTGCTGGGCTGCTGGCAGCTGTGACAGTGTGATGCCAAGAGATCTGACAGCCTCTCTGTATGCTGTGGCACATCAGTAGTATTTGCAGGGTGCCGTGGTCCGCGCATCACCCCCCACCCCGTGCCAGTGCCCCCAAACCTGGCAAGGAGATGCTGCTTCCCAGTCTACCTCCTTCTTCCCCCCCATGCCTACTCAAAGTCTGCTGGGGGCTGGGGCTGCGCACGCACCATATTTTACCAGCACGATTTCCTCCTTTGGCAACAGTGACGAGAGCAGGGGCGGAGATGGGGGGAGCCCGGGGGAGACACAAATGTGTGACTGCAGCATCCTCGCTCTCATGGCTGCGTCCCTCGCGCCTCCTCATGGTTACCTTAGCAACCTCCTATCGGTGGGGGTATTTACAGAGGAGGTGAATGCCACTCGCATGTTGGGAAGCGGGGGGGGGCCACCTGGATTGGGTGGGCGTGTGCTGAGGTCAGCCTCCAGCTTCAGGCTTCTTTCAGCTTATTTGGCTGAGCAGAGGCAGAACGGATGTTACTCATGTGTTGTCAGAGCGTGTGGTGGTCCAGCTTTCCTGCTCATCTGAGGTGCTGGAGCTGGTGAAGGTGGTTAGGAATTTGCATGTGGAAATAGAAATGAGTAACTGGGATGTCCTCATTTCTCACACACACCCAGAGGTTGGCATTTGTGATGCTTTTAGGCTTGTGTAGACCTGGTTTATTGTTGCACTGTAATAAACAATCTCTGAGCTCTGATATGATGTGCATCAGCCCTCCTCTTTGgaagaagttaaagaaaaaaatctttgcaaactCATCATCACTATGCTCTTACGCCTGAAACATGTTGCCTGATGTACCACATGGGTTGTGGAGCCTGGCGCACTGACAAATCTGGTCTTGAATGTCCAGTGTTATTTCTGTGACTCAGTACTGCTGTCAAATGGGGGGGGATGTGGTGCTTACTGCCCATAATAACCTGTGGTACAAAGTTTTTGTGTTATGGAAACTATGGCAAGTTTTCCATACAGTGTATTTTATCTTGTGGGCTTGGCTTTCTTAATAAAAACTGATTACAGAAAAAGCAGGTCAAGTAGTCTTTGCTTATAGATGACACAGCCTGTGAGGGAGTGATTGTCAACCTGGGATGCACAGATCCTGCAGGCCTGTGAAACTGCTCTCAGAGATCCATAAAAATGACTTAGAGAAGCAAGATCAGGTATGCGATTCcttgtgaaaaaaaaagtgaacagccTTCTAGTCTGGACTGTGAGATACAGGAGATGGCAGATTGATTTATGTAATTCTGTTCTGCTGATTTCCCCTGCTTCTGCTTGAATTCCAGCCTGAGTTTCACAATCTGAGTTTCACAACTGTTTTAAAGAGTCTGCTTTCTGGCTCTGGAAGCTGCCTGCCACACAGCTCCAGGCTTGCTTGGCTTCTTGCCATTCCTGGTACAGGAATCTCAGAAGCCATATGAAACCttgttttggcagggagaaatgCTAGTTTTACTCAGAAGTGGGCTGTTGGTGAGGATGGATACTGCCTGTGTTGGTGGTGATGCTTCAACCCTCCTGTGTGTCTGGATTCTTGCCTTCTAAGAAATTTGTTTCTAACACTGCTCACCCAGTGAATGGCCTGCTGTCGCTGACCTCACTTCAGCTGAGCCAATCAAAGTGCTTTTGGGTCAAGACTGACTATCCAAAGTCGTGGATCTTAGGTCAGGATGTGTTTTAATTCCTGCTGTTACTAACTGCCTTTGCTCCTTCATTCAGTATAAATCCCCATAGGAGTTTGGTCCTGTCACCTGTGTTTTTTGACAGAGTTGTGATTTTTGTCACAGGTGCCCCTTTGAAGGTGACGGGAGCTGGGTTTGGCCAGAGTCTGATCTGTGGGTAGTAtgtgggaggggaagggaaggggcctCGCTACTCATGTGTTTAGCTCAGTGTTAGAGCATGATGAAAAGACAAACCacgaaaaacaagcaaaaaattccTCCTATGAGCAGAGAAGGATATACTCTGCCTCtgcagaaatacatttttcactcCTGTGGGTCTTAGTTTAGTTTAGCTTTTGAAGTGCAAAAGGTGCTGTTCCAGCAGGAAAACTGCCTTACTGGGTGTGTAGGCAGCTCCTGCGTTGTTGCTGCTGCTCTTAGCTTGGCCAAATGTCTTTTAGAGGAGGTATGTATCCTTTCCTCTCCTGCTATGTAATGTGCTGTATGCTTTATAGCAGTGGAGGAAACAGTACAGCCATGTTTATTGCAGATTGTGGGTAGGAGTTGCAGAAGTGAGAATTGGTATGACTGTGAAGTTGATCTAAAACAAGATGACTGCTTTACCTGTATCCATCAATCTCTTTTGTGAGGGAAGAGTAGCAGACTGTTCCCAGCAGCTTCTAACACACAGGCTGGATCTTCTAACGAGATAAAGGGCTTCTCCCTGATCTCAGTTCTTCCCTTTCTAGTTAGGATGTGTCTCAGCAATCTGGGCTTCTTGGGCAGAGACCTGGCCCTCACTGGGCTAGGTGCTGTACAAGTACAGCAGAgacctgccccaagcagctgatGACAGCTGGCAGGCCAGGCAGAGGAAGAATATGGTGCCAGATGCACTTTCTACGCTCAGCAGAACATCCCTAATTGTTCTTCATGTGCATCTCCTTGTTGGGTGGAGATATCTCACTGACTGTTTTAAGGGTGTCCAAATCAAGTGAAGGAAAGTCTCTCCCTTTTGCTCTTTGTCCCATGCTGTTTATGTTGAAGTCTCTGTCTCTTAGAGACGCTGACCATTTCTGAGCATCCTTGATTTCTGTGGACTCAAAGAAAGCAAAGTGCTTGACAGGTTGCAAGGTTGGGCCTGATTTTTTCCTTCTGCCCTCCCTTCCTAGGAGGGCTGTAGGTAGGGAGTGAGGAGCAGATGTCTTCTGTCTAGGCAATGATCTAGTTGTTAATCTGAGGACACTGGTTTTTTGGAAGCAGTTTGGAAACATGAACCACAAAAGCCAGTAATGGCAAAACATGTTCTTGAGCCTCCGTCTTCCACACCTCTCTCCTGTGCATTGTGTGGGTACTCCTGTTACAAACCTGTCTCCTGTTGAGGGGGTTCTTGGGGTACTTCTGGCCTCCTTCTGCCATGGGCCCTGGAAATTCAGCATAGATGGGCCATGTCCAAACAGCCTTCTGCTGGGAGATGGGAGATCGCTGTGTCTTTCAGAGCGCTGTGACGCATGCTGTTGCCTGAGAACTGGGGATACCCTGGGCAGCTTTGGGCTCTCCAGCCATGTGTTGGGTGGGGAGGCTGATTGAGTCCTTGGCTCTCAGAAAAGGTAGCGCTTGACTGAGATCAGTCATGGGTCCACCAGATAGCACCCTGCTTTCTGCACAGATCTGACCCCGGGTGTTGGAGGGCTTGGGCTTCAGGGACTGCTGGGCTGAAGTCTGAGCTCTCAGTGACTctcctgttttcttccctgcaggTAGGTGGGAGCCCCCAGTAGCCGAGTGAGGCAGCATGGCAAGTAAGTGTTCCTCACTCAAGGCAGAGAGGTGGCAGTGGCACCGCAGGGGAGAAGGGGAGTGTTTTGCAGCCACCTCTCAAGGAAGGGGCGCCTGTGTCTgtgctttttggggggagaggggccgTTATTCTCTGGGAGCAgatgccagtggctgttttcccTGGACAAGGTTTGAGGTCCAGCCTGTCTTATgcttctctctcccctgtgcaAGGTGGAAGCTGAGAGGTGGTGCTGAAGCGCTGACCTCTCTAGGACTCCCTGGATGCTGCAGTgtttctttatttgtattatcTTTGTTTGTGCAAGGCATGACTCCCTAAGGCTCTTTGGACTGACTGGCCCCTCTGCAGGGGTTGCTGGTCTGCACAGGGGTCTCCTAACAACGGTGCTCCTCATGGAGGTGGCCCATGAGTTGCATCCCACAAGCTTCCCAGCCTGAGGGCCTTGCTGCCCTGTAATGTGTGTGGCTGGTGATGCTCACTCAGGCTCTGTGTTTCCAGTGGAGGCTTGGGCAGCTGTTTAACAGCTCTGTGTCAGCCCTGCTGGGAGCATGCTGGGTCTTGGTGTCTGAACAAGTGCCTAGCAGAGGGCCGCTCGGGACCAGTGGGCCTGGGGGCTGGCCTGGTTAAAGCTGGGCTGAGGCT
Coding sequences within it:
- the RIPPLY1 gene encoding protein ripply1, whose protein sequence is MEAAACRLPPAWPRLPATGAGPAQRLERGGRDLPLWRPWLPRDEEASGQLMDTARPHGVTGDGRPENATGDKALALFHHPVRSKSFDYLYSVGEKLLENFPVQATLSLYDDSDSEEEEEEEDDDDDDEEEAVRSREAGSPRQAARAV